One genomic region from bacterium encodes:
- a CDS encoding response regulator, with translation MSALKGNTSDKTVLVVEDNVTNLKLTRDLLQLLECRVVEAGRAEDALKMIKGQDIDLVLLDILLPDMDGFKVLERAKGMKGRSTVQTVVTTCLTDLESRVRGVELGADDYIVKPVNPRELKARLKVLLKKRRYMDQLNYSRLRETDTAIMDNLTGVYNRDFFMRFMELELKRSQRHEYSTSLVKVVIHDPERSGKQKENGTKDTVLREVASVLKCVLRDIDLIARYEDAGFAMLLPYCEETGVVNVVTRIREALAASVFPSRDDLSQGVVPVVSFGTATFPGEVESVEQMAVLVEKKLESDRINGGIMGSKEGLETGPSLRGKV, from the coding sequence ATGAGCGCCCTCAAGGGAAATACGTCAGACAAAACGGTACTGGTGGTTGAGGATAACGTGACGAACCTCAAGCTGACCCGGGATCTGCTGCAGCTCCTGGAGTGCAGGGTCGTGGAAGCTGGCAGAGCAGAGGATGCCCTTAAAATGATCAAAGGGCAGGATATTGACCTTGTCCTCCTGGACATCCTGCTGCCGGACATGGACGGGTTCAAGGTCCTTGAGAGGGCCAAGGGGATGAAGGGTCGCAGCACCGTTCAGACGGTAGTGACTACATGCCTGACCGACCTCGAGAGCAGGGTGAGGGGTGTGGAACTCGGGGCCGACGATTACATCGTCAAACCTGTCAATCCCAGGGAGCTCAAGGCTCGTTTGAAGGTACTTTTGAAAAAAAGGAGGTACATGGACCAACTGAATTACAGCAGACTGAGAGAAACTGATACGGCGATCATGGACAACCTGACGGGGGTTTACAATCGGGATTTTTTCATGCGCTTCATGGAATTGGAACTGAAAAGATCCCAGCGCCATGAATATTCCACCTCCCTGGTGAAGGTCGTTATTCATGATCCTGAGCGATCCGGGAAACAGAAAGAAAACGGTACGAAAGACACGGTACTCAGGGAGGTCGCTTCAGTTCTAAAGTGTGTTCTGAGGGATATTGATCTCATTGCCCGCTATGAAGATGCCGGATTTGCCATGCTTTTGCCCTATTGCGAGGAAACGGGAGTCGTCAACGTTGTTACCAGGATCAGAGAGGCGCTGGCAGCCTCTGTTTTCCCGTCCAGGGACGATCTGTCACAGGGGGTCGTGCCGGTGGTGAGCTTCGGTACGGCCACCTTTCCTGGAGAGGTTGAGAGCGTGGAGCAGATGGCAGTGCTGGTGGAGAAAAAACTTGAAAGTGACAGGATTAACGGTGGGATCATGGGTAGTAAGGAGGGGTTGGAAACCGGACCGTCTTTAAGGGGCAAGGTTTAA
- a CDS encoding ATP-binding protein has protein sequence MNWNLRNAPIRTKLIAVILLVTTVVLSIGAVQFMVFQYITFRHSIIERLTTVADIVGINSASAILFSDREAATQNLLALQAEPSVLAATIIDERGRPFSRYLSIQDNVFGQNSVSGEVSHRFANDWETHSEAIMSASKWAAFEWTHVDVSSPILFEEKVIGTVFITATTDTLYAKLWGFMAVLLLVAVLSFTVVAVLSTRLQRFISVPVNRLLKAMRRVSEEEDYSVHVKKTNEDELGRLIDGFNSMMDDVRTRDELLKNHQKDLAATVSSRTAQLTQANMDLKSAFVELREAKDTAEAANIAKSNFLASMSHELRTPLNAVIGFSEVLLDSHFGEINGKQEEYLTDIMASGQHLLALITDILDISKIESGRDKLVPESVNIPEIIGNSLVMIKERAHRNGLTLKLSIDESVDDLQVTADSRKVKQVLFNLLSNAAKFTPDGGRIEVAAKKSGDDLVISVIDSGSGIARHEIEKIFDEFYQTQGGLANKTPGTGLGLALSRRSIQMHGGRIWAESKGEDYGSCFYFTLPLDAARSASVASVGHQVVMK, from the coding sequence ATGAACTGGAACCTTCGGAACGCGCCCATCCGGACCAAACTGATCGCTGTCATCCTGCTTGTAACAACGGTGGTGTTGTCAATAGGGGCTGTCCAGTTCATGGTGTTTCAGTACATAACCTTCCGCCACAGCATCATTGAGAGGCTTACGACGGTGGCCGACATCGTCGGGATCAACAGTGCATCCGCAATCCTTTTCAGTGATAGGGAAGCAGCCACACAAAACCTTCTGGCCCTGCAGGCGGAACCCTCGGTCCTGGCCGCCACCATCATCGATGAAAGAGGAAGGCCCTTCTCCCGATACCTCAGCATCCAGGATAATGTGTTTGGCCAGAATAGTGTATCCGGAGAGGTAAGCCACCGTTTCGCTAATGACTGGGAAACTCATTCTGAGGCGATCATGAGCGCCTCAAAATGGGCGGCTTTCGAATGGACCCATGTGGATGTGTCCAGCCCCATCCTGTTTGAGGAAAAGGTGATCGGAACAGTTTTTATCACGGCTACCACAGATACACTTTACGCAAAGCTTTGGGGATTTATGGCGGTGCTCCTTCTGGTGGCCGTCCTGTCCTTCACAGTGGTTGCGGTCCTGTCGACAAGATTGCAGAGATTTATCTCGGTGCCGGTCAACAGGCTGCTCAAAGCCATGAGAAGAGTGTCCGAAGAGGAGGACTACAGCGTCCATGTCAAGAAGACCAACGAGGACGAACTGGGACGACTCATCGACGGTTTTAACTCCATGATGGATGATGTTCGTACGAGGGATGAACTGTTAAAAAACCACCAGAAAGACCTCGCGGCGACTGTAAGTTCGAGGACGGCGCAGTTGACACAGGCCAACATGGATCTGAAAAGCGCCTTCGTGGAGCTGAGAGAAGCAAAAGACACAGCGGAAGCGGCCAACATTGCCAAGTCAAACTTCCTTGCCAGCATGAGCCACGAACTGCGTACACCCCTTAACGCGGTCATAGGTTTTTCGGAGGTGCTCCTCGATTCCCACTTTGGAGAGATAAATGGCAAACAGGAGGAGTACCTCACCGATATTATGGCAAGTGGACAGCACCTTCTGGCGCTGATCACCGATATTCTGGACATCAGCAAGATCGAATCGGGCCGCGACAAACTGGTGCCTGAATCGGTGAACATTCCTGAGATCATTGGAAACTCTCTGGTAATGATCAAGGAGCGGGCCCACAGGAACGGATTGACCCTAAAACTATCCATTGATGAGAGTGTGGACGATCTTCAAGTCACGGCAGATTCCAGAAAAGTAAAACAGGTCCTGTTTAACCTGCTTTCCAACGCCGCCAAGTTTACTCCGGACGGCGGGAGGATCGAGGTCGCGGCGAAAAAGTCGGGGGATGATCTGGTCATCTCTGTAATCGATTCGGGGAGCGGCATTGCCAGGCATGAGATAGAGAAGATCTTTGATGAGTTCTACCAGACCCAGGGAGGGTTGGCCAACAAGACCCCGGGGACAGGTCTGGGTCTTGCGCTGTCCAGAAGGTCCATTCAGATGCACGGTGGCCGGATCTGGGCCGAAAGTAAGGGTGAAGACTATGGATCCTGCTTCTACTTTACATTGCCGCTGGATGCAGCACGGAGCGCTTCAGTAGCCTCAGTGGGGCATCAGGTGGTCATGAAATGA
- a CDS encoding YfiR family protein — translation MTSKRSYSPCTGRKNAALAVCLALAIAVLAVAAPGLSVAEMPAEYQIKAAFVHNIAKFVQWPEGALADPEEPFGLYILGEDRFGSAFDSFEDKIIHNRFLSVHRIEAWEDIPDDCRILFVGVSERMGIQRVLRKVADRAILTISDVPSFTESEGIIGLLTVNNKLRFTVNRSSASKAGLIISSNLLKLALSIHGEIQ, via the coding sequence ATGACCTCGAAGCGTTCCTACAGTCCCTGCACGGGAAGAAAAAATGCCGCGTTGGCGGTGTGTCTTGCTTTGGCTATTGCTGTTTTAGCTGTGGCAGCACCCGGGCTCTCTGTAGCTGAGATGCCTGCGGAATATCAGATCAAGGCGGCCTTTGTGCATAACATCGCCAAGTTCGTGCAGTGGCCGGAGGGAGCCCTTGCTGATCCTGAAGAGCCGTTTGGGCTTTATATTCTGGGAGAGGATCGTTTCGGCAGTGCCTTTGACTCCTTTGAGGACAAGATTATCCACAATCGGTTTCTGTCGGTTCACAGGATAGAAGCCTGGGAGGATATTCCCGATGACTGCCGGATCCTTTTTGTTGGCGTCTCGGAGAGAATGGGAATCCAGCGGGTGCTCAGAAAAGTTGCAGACAGGGCCATCCTGACCATCAGTGATGTACCCTCGTTCACAGAATCGGAAGGAATCATTGGCTTGCTTACCGTAAACAACAAGCTCCGTTTTACGGTGAACCGATCCTCTGCCAGCAAAGCTGGATTAATAATCAGTTCCAACCTTTTGAAACTGGCCCTGTCCATACATGGGGAGATCCAATGA
- a CDS encoding TonB-dependent receptor: MWAFLPSTGKEIIQEGYQYLDLTYTSDPGEDLSWWVKATTEHYYYDGDFPVAYDYDYSVPTWRDAPYTIFKDDWKVYWQSLEFQGNYKGITSNKLAFGAKYSLNSADLESYDVDPFFQYEDDELTYYNISAFVQDEIGLSANASLILGLNHNLYDEDVFKGDVERTNPRVGIVVGIGPRTRLKGLYGEAFRVPNLNEFLYNDGGLTQISNSNLEAEVIRTGEVILEHDLNAKWGLRASAYRTNLESLIQAEEVVSPIDFAETVVQFLNSPDDIISTGLEFEIRKYISEDASGYLSVALQTTENIETGEKLPNSPEELVNLGVSVPLVRGEVYLSVDNQYVGEVLSKDLSETIDSFFLANATLSHNALTSNLEMSVSVYNLFNVDYSHPGTFDHVQTEIPQDERTFGLNVKYRF; the protein is encoded by the coding sequence GTGTGGGCGTTCTTGCCCTCCACCGGCAAGGAGATCATTCAGGAAGGTTACCAGTATCTTGACCTTACATATACATCAGACCCGGGAGAGGATCTGTCGTGGTGGGTCAAGGCTACAACAGAACACTACTACTATGATGGCGACTTTCCTGTTGCCTATGATTATGACTATTCGGTTCCCACCTGGCGTGATGCCCCCTATACGATCTTCAAGGACGACTGGAAGGTGTACTGGCAATCTCTCGAATTCCAGGGAAATTACAAGGGGATCACTTCAAATAAACTGGCCTTTGGGGCCAAATACTCATTAAACAGCGCAGATCTGGAAAGTTATGACGTTGATCCGTTCTTCCAGTACGAGGACGATGAGCTGACTTACTACAATATATCCGCCTTCGTGCAGGACGAGATCGGCCTTTCGGCTAACGCCTCCCTGATCCTCGGTCTGAATCATAACCTTTACGATGAGGATGTGTTTAAAGGTGACGTTGAGCGAACCAACCCGCGAGTTGGCATCGTTGTCGGGATTGGGCCCCGGACCCGCCTGAAGGGGCTTTACGGCGAGGCGTTCAGGGTCCCCAACCTCAATGAGTTTCTTTACAACGACGGGGGATTGACCCAGATCTCCAACTCCAATCTGGAGGCGGAGGTGATACGCACTGGCGAAGTGATCCTGGAGCACGATCTCAATGCCAAATGGGGTCTGCGCGCATCTGCGTACCGTACAAACCTCGAATCCCTGATCCAGGCTGAAGAGGTCGTAAGCCCCATCGATTTTGCAGAAACGGTGGTCCAGTTCTTAAACAGCCCCGATGACATTATATCCACAGGCCTGGAGTTCGAGATCCGAAAATACATCAGCGAGGATGCCTCCGGGTACCTCTCGGTAGCCCTCCAGACAACGGAAAACATTGAGACGGGGGAAAAGCTGCCCAACTCCCCGGAAGAGTTAGTCAACCTGGGAGTTTCGGTTCCCCTGGTTCGGGGTGAGGTCTACCTCAGTGTGGACAACCAGTATGTGGGAGAGGTCCTGTCGAAGGACCTCAGTGAGACTATTGACTCCTTCTTTCTTGCGAACGCCACCCTGAGCCACAACGCGTTGACGTCGAACCTGGAGATGTCCGTTTCTGTCTACAACCTGTTCAATGTTGATTATTCGCACCCCGGGACCTTTGACCATGTCCAGACCGAGATTCCCCAGGATGAAAGGACCTTTGGCCTGAACGTGAAGTACCGTTTCTGA
- a CDS encoding TonB-dependent receptor plug domain-containing protein, giving the protein MLLITLALGLSWTVPSVVIAEEPTVDLTELSLEDLMSVQVKTVASASRYEQDVSDAPASVTIITGEQIRRYGYRTLSDALRSVMGFYVTSDRNYSYLGVRGVGLPGDYNARVLLMVDGHRFNEASNDSFFTGPGLGIDMDDIKKIEIVRGPASALYGQNAMLATINIITKGPADGSDEEVQVTLEEPGITTLAARTKGTSGGVDYSVGVLALHRQGDHSGRLPVS; this is encoded by the coding sequence TTGCTGTTAATAACGCTGGCTCTGGGGTTGTCATGGACAGTCCCTTCGGTGGTCATAGCAGAAGAACCCACTGTCGATCTCACCGAATTGAGCTTGGAGGATCTCATGTCTGTCCAGGTAAAGACGGTGGCCAGTGCTTCCAGATACGAACAGGACGTGTCCGACGCGCCCGCGTCGGTCACCATTATTACGGGTGAGCAGATCCGCCGCTACGGTTACAGGACCCTTTCAGATGCCCTGAGGTCGGTGATGGGGTTTTACGTCACCTCCGACCGGAATTATAGCTACCTCGGTGTAAGAGGGGTCGGTCTTCCAGGCGATTACAATGCCCGGGTTCTTCTCATGGTGGACGGTCACCGTTTTAATGAGGCATCCAACGACAGCTTCTTCACCGGTCCGGGCCTTGGCATCGATATGGACGATATCAAAAAGATCGAGATCGTGAGAGGCCCGGCCTCGGCCCTTTACGGTCAAAACGCCATGCTTGCCACCATCAACATCATTACCAAGGGTCCCGCGGACGGTTCAGATGAGGAGGTGCAGGTGACCCTTGAAGAGCCCGGGATCACGACCCTCGCCGCCAGGACAAAAGGTACTTCAGGTGGAGTTGATTACAGTGTGGGCGTTCTTGCCCTCCACCGGCAAGGAGATCATTCAGGAAGGTTACCAGTATCTTGA
- a CDS encoding HesA/MoeB/ThiF family protein → MPGTTRPLTNTERDIYSRHLLIPEIGQEGQAKLLGSGVLVIGAGGLGSPALYYLAACGIGRIGIADSDRVEPSNLNRQILHGPPDLGEGKTVSARRSIEHLRPDMEVEEYPFRIDRSNGPGIAASYDFIVEATDNFQSKFLINDICVGAGIAFSTAGILAMYGQTMTVIPAKGPCYRCVFQEAPAPGKVKTAAEAGVLGTVPGILGAIQATEAIKYLLGMDGLLTGALLTFDAAAMAFRKVRLPMDKRCRVCE, encoded by the coding sequence ATGCCCGGTACCACCAGGCCCCTCACGAACACCGAGCGGGACATATACAGCAGACATCTCCTGATCCCCGAGATCGGCCAGGAAGGCCAGGCCAAACTCCTGGGCAGCGGCGTCCTCGTTATAGGGGCGGGCGGTCTGGGCAGCCCGGCCCTCTATTACCTCGCTGCCTGCGGGATCGGCCGCATCGGCATCGCCGACAGCGATCGTGTGGAACCTTCCAACCTCAACCGCCAGATCCTTCACGGCCCCCCCGACCTGGGCGAGGGGAAGACGGTTTCCGCCCGTAGAAGTATCGAGCACCTCAGACCCGATATGGAGGTCGAAGAGTACCCGTTCCGCATCGACCGTTCCAACGGGCCGGGCATCGCTGCCTCTTATGATTTCATCGTTGAGGCCACCGATAATTTCCAGTCAAAATTTCTCATTAACGATATCTGCGTCGGTGCGGGCATTGCCTTTTCCACCGCCGGTATCCTGGCCATGTATGGCCAGACCATGACCGTGATCCCCGCCAAAGGCCCCTGTTACCGCTGCGTATTCCAGGAGGCTCCGGCCCCGGGAAAGGTCAAAACGGCCGCCGAAGCCGGTGTTCTGGGTACGGTACCGGGGATCCTCGGCGCCATTCAGGCCACGGAGGCCATCAAATATCTTCTCGGTATGGATGGACTGCTCACGGGCGCCCTTCTCACCTTCGATGCGGCAGCCATGGCCTTTAGAAAGGTCAGGCTTCCCATGGACAAACGCTGCCGGGTGTGCGAGTAA
- a CDS encoding thiazole synthase yields the protein MDKPLVIGGHTFTSRLLMGTGKFSSPEVMKEALQESGTEMVTVALRRVNIHDPGDSILSNVGRDRYVLLPNTSGARDAEEAVRLARLARAAGGGDFIKLEVTPDPNYLLPDPIETLKAAEILVKDGFTVLPYIHADPILAKRLEEVGTATVMPLGSPIGSNRGIRMRDAIEIIIEMANVPVVVDAGLGAPSHAAEAMEMGADAVLVNTAIAVAGDPAAMARAFKKGTEAGREAFIAGLGKPRKKAEASSPLTGFLR from the coding sequence ATGGACAAACCACTAGTGATCGGAGGGCATACCTTTACATCGCGTCTTTTGATGGGAACAGGCAAGTTCTCCTCCCCGGAGGTAATGAAGGAGGCCCTGCAGGAATCCGGGACCGAAATGGTCACCGTAGCTCTCCGGAGGGTCAACATCCACGATCCGGGGGACAGCATCCTCTCCAATGTAGGCCGCGATCGATACGTCCTTTTGCCCAATACATCAGGCGCCAGGGACGCAGAGGAAGCGGTGCGCCTGGCGAGGCTTGCCAGAGCCGCCGGGGGCGGGGATTTCATCAAACTGGAGGTAACACCGGACCCTAACTACCTCCTCCCCGATCCTATAGAGACCTTAAAGGCCGCAGAGATCCTGGTTAAGGACGGGTTTACAGTTCTCCCCTACATCCATGCCGACCCCATCCTGGCCAAACGGTTGGAGGAAGTAGGCACAGCCACTGTGATGCCCCTGGGATCCCCCATCGGTTCCAACCGGGGGATCAGGATGCGAGACGCCATTGAGATCATCATCGAAATGGCAAACGTGCCTGTAGTCGTAGACGCTGGACTGGGAGCGCCCTCCCACGCTGCCGAAGCCATGGAAATGGGAGCCGACGCGGTTCTGGTAAACACCGCTATTGCTGTGGCCGGTGACCCTGCCGCCATGGCACGGGCCTTTAAAAAAGGCACTGAGGCCGGAAGAGAGGCGTTTATTGCCGGGCTGGGCAAACCCCGCAAGAAAGCCGAAGCGTCCAGCCCACTGACCGGATTTTTGAGGTAA
- the thiH gene encoding 2-iminoacetate synthase ThiH gives MTFDNVIEGHSWDDITRQIAEKTPEEVREALSPGMMDSGGTDIDRFISLVSPAADEALEEIAQRAQLITEQRFGRIVGLYAPMYLSNSCTNSCLYCSFNASNQIDRETLSVEQAVSEARHLHDEGFRHILLVSGEDLKAVNLNYLKEVVSSLRPLFDSISIEIYPMETDQYRELAQSGVDGLIIYQETYNKDLYAQVHEAGKKTDYRWRIETPERGGAAGFRRIGLGSLLGLDDWRTEAVYLAMHARHLMRKYWRSQVTISFPRLRPAVGGYEPPCPVSDRDLVHMLTALRVFLPDAGILLSTRESKEFRDNMIPLGVTSMSAGSCTQVGGYTGNSATAGQFEIADHRTPEEVAETIKNIGYEPVWKDWDAAFIR, from the coding sequence ATGACCTTTGACAACGTGATCGAGGGCCACTCCTGGGACGATATCACCAGGCAGATCGCCGAAAAAACCCCTGAAGAGGTCCGGGAGGCCTTGTCTCCCGGGATGATGGACTCCGGGGGCACTGATATTGACAGGTTTATCAGCCTCGTGTCTCCAGCGGCGGATGAAGCCCTGGAGGAGATCGCCCAGCGTGCCCAGCTCATTACCGAGCAGAGGTTCGGGCGGATTGTAGGGCTGTACGCGCCTATGTATTTGTCTAACAGCTGCACCAACTCCTGCCTCTACTGCAGCTTTAACGCGAGCAACCAGATAGACCGGGAGACCCTTTCTGTTGAGCAAGCCGTTTCTGAAGCCAGGCATCTGCATGATGAGGGGTTCCGTCACATCCTGCTCGTTTCCGGGGAGGATCTGAAAGCGGTGAACCTGAATTACCTCAAGGAGGTGGTGAGCAGCCTTCGCCCTCTCTTTGACTCCATCTCCATCGAGATCTACCCCATGGAGACGGACCAGTACCGCGAACTCGCCCAAAGCGGCGTGGACGGGCTCATCATCTACCAGGAAACTTATAATAAAGACCTCTACGCCCAGGTCCACGAAGCCGGGAAGAAGACCGACTACCGCTGGCGCATCGAAACGCCGGAAAGAGGCGGGGCAGCAGGTTTCAGGCGCATCGGACTCGGCTCCCTGCTGGGCCTCGACGACTGGCGTACAGAAGCTGTCTACCTTGCCATGCACGCCCGGCATCTTATGCGCAAATACTGGCGCAGCCAGGTGACGATTTCCTTCCCGAGGCTTCGGCCCGCCGTGGGAGGCTACGAACCCCCATGCCCCGTATCCGACCGGGACCTGGTCCACATGCTCACCGCCCTTCGTGTCTTTTTGCCCGATGCGGGCATCCTGCTGTCCACCAGGGAATCGAAGGAGTTCAGGGACAACATGATCCCCCTGGGGGTCACCTCCATGAGCGCTGGTTCCTGCACCCAGGTGGGGGGCTACACCGGTAACTCGGCAACTGCAGGGCAGTTTGAGATCGCAGACCACAGGACCCCGGAAGAGGTGGCTGAAACGATAAAGAACATCGGCTATGAACCGGTGTGGAAGGACTGGGACGCGGCGTTTATAAGGTGA
- the thiS gene encoding sulfur carrier protein ThiS, which produces MEITVNGEKQELDGKITVGQLLEKLGIDPEAVIIERNLDILSLDDHGKTVLTEGDSIEIIRMVDGG; this is translated from the coding sequence ATGGAAATTACAGTAAACGGTGAAAAGCAGGAACTGGACGGCAAAATAACGGTGGGGCAGCTTCTCGAAAAACTCGGCATCGACCCCGAGGCGGTGATCATCGAGCGGAACCTGGATATTTTGAGCCTCGATGATCACGGTAAAACGGTTCTTACCGAGGGCGACAGCATCGAGATCATCAGGATGGTGGACGGTGGTTAG
- the thiE gene encoding thiamine phosphate synthase, translating into MRQKRIDAFLDIDLYPVTCESLSAGRSNVEVLEGLIAGGARVVQLRDKEASPGDLYKTAVTFREMTTKAGMLLIVNDYVDIALAVGVDGVHLGQDDMPPEAVRSIAPDLLVGISTHSLEQALTAQAAGADYINIGPIYPTGTKKVAVKVMGPKAVTDIGSQVQIPFTVMGGIKESNMDQVLKRGARRLAVVTAVTQAPDIAEAVRKMRERILGWHEKS; encoded by the coding sequence GTGAGACAAAAGAGGATCGATGCCTTCCTGGATATTGATCTTTATCCTGTGACCTGTGAGAGCCTTTCGGCCGGGCGCTCCAACGTTGAGGTATTAGAAGGCCTCATCGCGGGGGGAGCCAGGGTCGTCCAGCTTCGGGACAAGGAGGCCTCTCCGGGTGACCTTTACAAAACGGCTGTGACCTTCCGGGAGATGACCACGAAGGCCGGTATGCTTCTCATCGTCAACGACTACGTGGACATCGCTCTTGCGGTGGGTGTTGACGGGGTGCACCTGGGCCAGGACGACATGCCGCCGGAAGCTGTGCGGAGCATCGCCCCGGATCTATTGGTAGGCATTTCCACCCACTCTTTAGAGCAGGCCCTAACCGCCCAGGCAGCCGGAGCCGACTACATAAACATCGGACCCATCTACCCCACCGGCACCAAGAAGGTTGCCGTCAAAGTCATGGGACCGAAAGCTGTGACCGACATCGGCAGCCAGGTCCAGATCCCCTTCACCGTCATGGGCGGCATCAAGGAGTCCAATATGGACCAGGTGCTTAAAAGGGGAGCGAGGCGGCTGGCGGTAGTGACGGCGGTGACCCAGGCGCCTGACATAGCCGAGGCTGTGAGAAAAATGAGAGAGAGGATACTCGGCTGGCATGAAAAAAGCTGA
- a CDS encoding class I SAM-dependent methyltransferase, with product MAKTGTFDSQVDRYEGWFEKNNLTYESQVEAVRSVLPSGSGIEVGVGTGRFAEPLGIKLGVDPSQSMREVARKKGIDVVHGVAEDLPFPDESLDFVLMVTVICFFDDVPEAFREARRVLKPDGSLIVAFIDRDTPTGRIYDANKADSAFYREATFYSAAEVKAMLEEAGFSSTSFVQTIFKYPREMTEPEPVREGFGEGVFCIVKAIK from the coding sequence ATGGCCAAGACCGGAACCTTTGACAGTCAGGTAGATCGTTACGAGGGTTGGTTCGAGAAGAACAACCTCACCTACGAGTCCCAGGTTGAGGCTGTCAGGTCGGTGCTGCCTTCCGGTTCGGGGATCGAGGTCGGTGTGGGAACCGGCCGCTTCGCCGAGCCCCTCGGCATCAAGCTGGGAGTGGATCCCTCCCAATCCATGAGGGAGGTGGCCCGGAAAAAGGGCATCGATGTGGTCCATGGGGTGGCGGAGGACCTTCCTTTCCCTGACGAGAGCCTGGATTTCGTTCTCATGGTCACGGTCATCTGCTTCTTCGATGATGTGCCGGAAGCGTTCAGGGAGGCCCGTCGAGTCCTGAAGCCAGACGGATCTTTGATCGTTGCCTTTATTGACCGCGACACCCCCACCGGCAGGATCTACGATGCCAACAAGGCCGACAGCGCCTTTTACCGGGAGGCCACCTTCTATTCTGCGGCCGAGGTAAAGGCAATGCTGGAGGAGGCGGGGTTTAGCTCCACAAGCTTCGTCCAGACGATCTTTAAATACCCACGGGAGATGACGGAGCCAGAACCGGTGAGGGAAGGGTTCGGAGAAGGCGTTTTTTGTATTGTAAAAGCGATTAAGTAG